A window of Micrococcus endophyticus contains these coding sequences:
- a CDS encoding extracellular solute-binding protein, with amino-acid sequence MRHDTRVRQRRRATLAGAVAAGALILAGCAPAEQTPTLTWYTNPDDGGQAKIAAQCTDAANGRYRIETSMLPTDAASQREQLTRRLAAGDTSMDIMSLDPPFVPELAEPGFLAPVPEEMQAYAKDNALEGALAAASWKDELVTVPFWANTQLLWYRKSVAEAAGLDMSQPVTWDQLIEVARSQDKDLGVQGARAESMTVWLNALIEGGGEQIIPNAEAPTEEVTTNLDSEAGRTAARIISTIGKEGLGSAGLPTQDENASMLLFQGQDGSFMVNWPFVWPATLGSVEEGSLPEDLPEDIGWAVYPRTVEDKDAAPPVGGINLGVGAKSEHQDLAWDAISCITTTEHQSQYFVENGNPPADPAAYDAPEVAEKFPMADTIRESLDLGAPRPQTPYYNEVSTAIQQRYAPPSGVSESTPAETDDFIEEVLRGERLL; translated from the coding sequence GTGAGACACGACACGCGGGTACGTCAACGACGCCGGGCCACGCTGGCCGGCGCCGTCGCTGCGGGCGCGCTCATCCTGGCCGGGTGTGCCCCGGCCGAGCAGACGCCCACCCTGACCTGGTACACCAACCCCGACGACGGCGGGCAGGCGAAGATCGCCGCCCAGTGCACCGACGCCGCGAACGGCCGGTACAGAATCGAAACGTCCATGCTCCCGACGGACGCCGCCTCCCAGCGCGAGCAGCTGACCCGCCGCCTCGCCGCGGGCGACACGTCGATGGACATCATGTCCCTCGACCCGCCGTTCGTCCCCGAGCTCGCCGAGCCCGGCTTCCTGGCCCCCGTGCCGGAGGAGATGCAGGCCTACGCGAAGGACAACGCCCTGGAGGGCGCCCTCGCGGCCGCCAGCTGGAAGGACGAGCTCGTCACGGTCCCGTTCTGGGCCAACACGCAGCTGCTCTGGTACCGCAAGTCGGTCGCCGAGGCCGCGGGGCTGGACATGTCCCAGCCCGTCACGTGGGACCAGCTGATCGAGGTCGCCCGCAGCCAGGACAAGGACCTGGGCGTCCAGGGCGCCCGTGCCGAGTCCATGACCGTGTGGCTCAACGCGCTCATCGAGGGCGGCGGGGAGCAGATCATCCCCAACGCCGAGGCGCCCACGGAGGAAGTCACCACGAACCTCGACTCCGAGGCCGGCCGCACGGCCGCGCGGATCATCTCCACGATCGGCAAGGAGGGCCTCGGAAGCGCCGGCCTGCCGACCCAGGACGAGAACGCCTCCATGCTGCTCTTCCAGGGCCAGGACGGCTCGTTCATGGTCAACTGGCCGTTCGTCTGGCCGGCCACCCTCGGCTCCGTGGAGGAGGGTTCGCTGCCGGAGGACCTGCCCGAGGACATCGGCTGGGCCGTCTACCCCCGCACCGTCGAGGACAAGGACGCCGCGCCGCCCGTGGGCGGCATCAACCTGGGCGTGGGCGCGAAGTCCGAGCACCAGGACCTCGCGTGGGACGCGATCTCCTGCATCACCACCACCGAGCATCAGAGCCAGTACTTCGTCGAGAACGGCAACCCGCCCGCCGACCCGGCGGCCTACGACGCCCCCGAGGTCGCCGAGAAGTTCCCCATGGCGGACACCATCCGGGAGTCCCTCGACCTCGGCGCCCCGCGGCCGCAGACCCCGTACTACAACGAGGTCTCCACCGCGATCCAGCAGCGCTACGCGCCGCCGTCGGGCGTCTCCGAGTCCACCCCCGCCGAGACCGACGACTTCATCGAGGAAGTCCTGAGAGGGGAGCGTCTGCTGTGA
- a CDS encoding ATP-dependent RNA helicase — translation MPTPVDPVAVPSALSAALDRLGAGLTFTAALPDLEAALGARGAAVVEAPPGTGKTTVVPPALAVRLADHGGGRVLVTQPRRVAVRAAWRRLRTAVLAAAADAQPGADSDARARLADAAVGYAVRGDAAGGGDSAVEFVTPGLLLRRLLADPGLDGVGAVVLDEVHERDLDTDVLFALLADLRQLRPELALVAMSATVDAAALAARWARGMGEEAPLPVVSAPAVLHPLREEHAPFRGHRLTAEGRVDRAFLDHVAATAARAHAEALEADPTVDALAFLPGVAEVEAVAGRLAALAPDTEVRVLHGRQEPADQDAALAGRADPTVPRVVVATAVAESSLTVPGVRLVIDSGLAREPRRDRGRGMAGLVTVQASRAAAGQRAGRSARLGPGTVVRCHTAAALGTAPAAPTPALAVVDLAPVALAFAAWGAPGGRGLTLPEDPPADAMAAAERTLASLGAVDTDGRITPHGAVLAELPLDPPLGHALLRAAPLAGPRPAAEATAALALDLRASGADLEALVAALRDGRHPEAGRWRREADRLERLARRRAHHAPETREPDGPGLEAATARRHPAGLVAALAFPAWIARRAGEEGAYLLASGTRAALPRDAVGGGLAGQEWLAVAEVARVAGDAAGTGAAIRAAAPIDRPLAELAGAGLRRTEDTADWRGDRLTGRRVDRLGALVLAETPAPVAPDAAAQTVRAALAADGLARFDPRGRAEHLRRRVHLLHRVLGAPWPDLSDTALPGLDALVGGLAADLAAGRPLARLDAEALLRGALPWPEAGRLDELAPERLSVPSGRGVVVDYPAVHDDTPPVVAAKLQEFFGARVTPAVADGREPVVLHLLSPAGRPLAVTADLPSFWAGPYGQVRAENRGRYPKHPWPEDPAVAEPTARTNRRVR, via the coding sequence ATGCCCACCCCCGTCGATCCCGTCGCCGTCCCCTCCGCCCTCTCCGCCGCCCTCGACCGCCTCGGCGCCGGCCTGACGTTCACCGCCGCCCTGCCGGACCTCGAGGCGGCGCTGGGCGCGCGCGGGGCGGCCGTCGTCGAGGCGCCCCCGGGCACGGGCAAGACCACCGTGGTCCCGCCCGCGCTCGCGGTCCGGCTCGCGGACCACGGCGGTGGGCGGGTCCTGGTCACGCAGCCGCGGCGGGTCGCGGTGCGCGCGGCGTGGCGGCGGCTGCGCACGGCTGTGCTGGCCGCGGCGGCCGACGCGCAGCCCGGCGCCGACTCCGACGCGCGGGCTCGGCTCGCGGACGCCGCCGTCGGCTACGCCGTGCGCGGCGACGCGGCGGGCGGCGGGGACTCGGCCGTCGAGTTCGTGACCCCGGGCCTGCTGCTGCGCCGCCTCCTGGCCGACCCCGGGCTCGACGGCGTGGGCGCGGTGGTCCTGGACGAGGTCCACGAGCGGGACCTGGACACGGACGTGCTCTTCGCCCTCCTCGCCGATCTGCGGCAGCTGCGTCCCGAACTCGCGCTCGTGGCCATGTCCGCCACCGTGGACGCGGCGGCCCTGGCCGCCCGCTGGGCCCGCGGCATGGGGGAGGAGGCGCCCCTGCCCGTGGTCTCCGCTCCGGCCGTGCTGCACCCGCTGCGCGAGGAGCACGCCCCCTTCCGCGGCCACCGCCTCACCGCCGAGGGCCGCGTGGACCGGGCCTTCCTCGACCACGTCGCGGCCACGGCCGCGCGCGCCCACGCCGAGGCGCTCGAGGCCGACCCGACCGTGGACGCCCTCGCCTTCCTGCCCGGCGTGGCCGAGGTCGAGGCCGTCGCGGGTCGTCTCGCCGCGCTCGCCCCGGACACCGAGGTCCGCGTCTTGCACGGCCGCCAGGAACCCGCCGACCAGGACGCCGCGCTCGCCGGCCGCGCCGACCCCACCGTGCCGCGCGTCGTCGTCGCGACGGCGGTCGCCGAGTCCTCGCTGACCGTGCCGGGGGTGCGCCTCGTCATCGACTCGGGTCTGGCCCGCGAGCCGCGCCGGGACCGGGGGCGGGGCATGGCCGGGCTCGTCACCGTCCAGGCCTCGCGTGCGGCCGCCGGCCAGCGTGCGGGCCGCTCCGCCCGCCTCGGCCCCGGCACCGTGGTCCGCTGCCACACCGCCGCGGCCCTGGGCACCGCGCCCGCAGCCCCGACGCCGGCCCTCGCCGTCGTCGACCTCGCGCCGGTGGCCCTGGCGTTCGCGGCGTGGGGCGCCCCGGGCGGCCGTGGGCTGACCCTGCCCGAGGACCCGCCGGCCGACGCGATGGCCGCCGCCGAGCGGACGCTCGCCTCCCTAGGCGCGGTGGACACGGACGGGCGCATCACCCCGCACGGCGCCGTCCTGGCCGAGCTGCCCCTGGACCCGCCGCTCGGCCACGCCCTCTTGCGGGCGGCACCGCTGGCGGGGCCCCGCCCCGCGGCCGAGGCGACGGCGGCCCTCGCCCTGGACCTGCGCGCCTCCGGTGCCGACCTCGAGGCGCTGGTCGCGGCCCTGCGGGACGGCCGGCACCCGGAGGCCGGGCGGTGGCGCCGGGAGGCGGATCGGCTCGAGCGCCTGGCCCGTCGGCGCGCGCACCACGCCCCGGAGACGCGGGAGCCGGACGGGCCCGGGCTCGAGGCCGCCACCGCGCGGCGGCACCCCGCCGGCCTCGTGGCCGCCCTGGCCTTCCCCGCGTGGATCGCCCGACGCGCGGGGGAGGAGGGGGCATACCTGCTCGCCTCCGGCACCCGCGCGGCCCTGCCCCGTGACGCCGTCGGCGGCGGCCTGGCGGGGCAGGAGTGGCTGGCCGTGGCCGAGGTCGCCCGCGTGGCCGGGGACGCGGCCGGCACGGGTGCCGCGATCCGCGCGGCCGCGCCGATCGACCGGCCGCTCGCCGAACTCGCCGGCGCGGGCCTGCGGCGCACCGAGGACACCGCCGACTGGCGCGGGGACCGGCTCACCGGCCGCCGCGTGGACCGGCTGGGCGCGCTCGTGCTGGCGGAGACGCCGGCACCCGTCGCCCCCGACGCCGCCGCGCAGACCGTGCGCGCCGCACTCGCCGCCGACGGCCTCGCCCGGTTCGACCCGCGCGGCCGGGCCGAACACCTGCGCCGCCGGGTGCACCTGCTCCACCGCGTCCTCGGCGCGCCGTGGCCGGACCTCTCGGACACGGCGCTGCCCGGCCTGGACGCGCTGGTCGGCGGCCTCGCCGCCGACCTGGCCGCGGGACGGCCCCTCGCGCGCCTGGACGCCGAGGCGCTGCTGCGCGGCGCCCTGCCCTGGCCGGAGGCGGGCCGGCTGGACGAGCTCGCCCCCGAGCGCCTGTCCGTGCCGAGCGGGCGCGGCGTCGTCGTGGACTATCCGGCCGTCCACGATGACACCCCGCCCGTGGTCGCCGCCAAGCTGCAGGAGTTCTTCGGGGCGCGTGTCACCCCCGCTGTGGCGGACGGTCGTGAGCCGGTGGTCCTGCACCTGCTCTCCCCGGCAGGCCGCCCGCTCGCCGTGACCGCCGACCTGCCGTCCTTCTGGGCCGGCCCCTACGGGCAGGTCCGTGCCGAGAACCGCGGGCGGTACCCCAAGCACCCGTGGCCCGAGGATCCCGCCGTCGCGGAGCCGACCGCCCGGACGAACCGCCGCGTCCGCTGA